The DNA window GGACAGCTGGAGGCTGCCGGCTTCCCGGCCGCCGAGCACTGGAAGATTTACCTGGTCACCATGGTTATCTCCTTCATCTCGGTGGTGCCGTTTATTATCTACGCCGAAGTGAAGCGCAAGATGAAGCGCGTCTTTTTGCTCTGCGTGGCCATCCTGCTGATTGCGGAAATTGTCCTCTGGGGCGCCGGAGGCTACTTCTGGGAGCTGGTAGCGGGCGTTCAGCTCTTCTTCCTGGCGTTTAACCTGCTGGAAGCGCTACTGCCGTCATTGATTAGCAAAGAGTCGCCGGCGGGCTATAAAGGCACCGCGATGGGCGTCTACTCCACCAGCCAGTTCCTCGGGGTGGCGATTGGCGGCGCCCTTGGCGGCTGGGTCGATGGTTTCTTTGATTCACAGACCGTGTTTCTGCTGGGCGCGCTGCTGGCGATGCTGTGGCTGCTGGTGGCCAGCACCATGAGCGAGCCGCCCTACGTCAGCAGTCTGCGGGTGGAGGTACCGGACGGCGTGGTGGTCGACAGCGCGCTGCAGGCGCGTCTGCTCAGCGCCAGCGGGGTTCATCAGGCGCTGGTGGTGCCCGAGGAGCGCTCGGTGTATATCAAAATCGACAGCAAGGTCACCAACCGCTTCGAGATAGAGCAGCTTATCAAAGGGGTATAAAAAAAGCGGGGAATTCCCCGCTTTTTGCTGTCAGTCTGCCGCCTTAGTCGCGGAAGTTTTTGAACTGGAACGGTTGTCCCAGATCGCCACCGCGCACCAGCGCCATCACCGACTGCAGATCGTCGCGGGACTTACCGGTCACGCGGATCTCTTCGCCCTGAATCTGGGCCTGCACTTTCAGCTTGCTGTCTTTGATCAGTTTAACGATCTTCTTCTGCACCGCGCTTTCAATGCCCTGTTTCAGCTTCGCTTCAACAAACCAGGTTTTACCGCTGTGTACGATATCTTCCGGCACGTCGAGGGAGGTGCCTTCAATGCCGCGCTTGAGCAGCTTGGCGCGCAGGATATCCAGCAGCTGATTCACCTGGAAGTCAGACTCGCTCAGCACTTTAATGGTCTTGTTGGCGTCGTTTAATTCAAACGTGGCTTCAACGCCACGAAAATCAAAACGCGACTCGACTTCGCGGCTCGCGTTGTCCACCGCGTTACGGGCTTCCTGAAGATCAACTTCAGAGACAATATCGAAAGATGGCATCTTTTCCTCTCCTTCCGTTTCTTTTGCGTTGCATAATACCTGCAACGCGGCATAACTCAACTTGTTATCCCGGAAGCTTAGCTGATTACGCAACGCTCGCGCTATTTTCCCCATGCTGCCCGACGACGCCAAAACCCCCTTTCCGTCCGACGATGCGAAAAGCGACGAGATATACTTTAGCCATCAGCGCCTGGGGTAGCGGCAGATGAGGAGGAACAATGAAAGTAACCGTACTGGGATGCGGTGCACTGGGACAACTATGGCTGACCGCGTTGTGCAAACAGGGACATGAAGTCCAGGGCTGGCTACGCGTACCGCAGCCATTCTGTAGCGTCAACGTCATTGAAACGGACGGCTCGGTGTTCAACGAGTCGCTGACGGCCAACGACCCCGATTTTCTTGCCAGCAGCGAGCTGCTGATTGTCACCTTAAAAGCCTGGCAGGTTTCAAACGCGGTGAAGCACCTGGCCGCGATCCTGCCGGTCTCCACGCCGATTGTGCTGGTGCATAACGGCATGGGAACCGTCGAGGAGCTGCGCAGCGTGAAACAGCCGTTGCTGCTGGCCTCCACCACCCAGGCGGCGCGCCGCGACGGGAATGTCATCATCCACGTCGCCCAGGGCACCACGCATATCGGGCCGGCGAAAAGCTACGAAGAGGACTACAGCTACCTCGCTGAAGTGCTGCAGAGCGTGCTGCCGGATGTCGCCTGGCACAACAATATCTTCTCGGCCACCTGGCGCAAGCTGGCGGTTAACTGCGTGATTAACCCCCTGACCGCGCTAAAAGGGTGTAAAAACGGCGATCTGCGCGACTATCCGCAGGAAGTTGCGGCCATTTGTCGCGAGGTGGCGGCAGTGATGGAGCGCGAAGGTATTCATACCTCGGCGGAAAACCTGCTATTTTATGTCGAACAGGTGATTGAAAGTACGGCAGAAAATATCTCATCCATGCTGCAGGACGTTCGCGCCCAGCGGCACACGGAGATCGACTATATCACCGGTTTTCTGCTCAACCGCGCCCGCGCCCACGGCGTTGCCGTACCGGAAAACGCCCGCTTATTTGAACTGGTCAAGCGTAAGGAGAATGAATATGAGCGCGTCGGCACTGATTTGCCTCGCCCCTGGTAGCGAAGAGACCGAAGCGGTCACCACCATCGACCTGCTGGTTCGCGGCGGAGTCAAAGTGACCACCGCCAGCGTCGCCAGCGACGGCAACCTGACCATCGTCTGCTCGCGCGGCGTCAAACTGCTGGCGGATGCCCCGCTGGTCGAGGTGGCCGATGGCGATTTCGATATCATCGTCCTCCCGGGCGGTATCAAGGGCGCAGAGTGCTTCCGCGACAGCCCGTTGCTGGTGGAAACCGTCCGACAGTTCCATCTCTCCGGGCGCATTGTGGCCGCCATCTGTGCCGCCCCGGCGACCGTGCTGGTGCCCCATCAGCTGTTCCCGATCGGCAACATGACCGGTTTTCCGGCGCTGAAGGATCATATCCCCGCCGATCAGTGGCAGGATAAACGGGTGGTCTGGGATCCACGGGTGAATCTGTTAACCAGCCAGGCGCCGGGAACATCGATTGATTTCGCCCTGAAAATGATCGATCTGCTGGTGGGGCGCGAGAAAGCGTATGAGGTCGCCTCGCAGCTGGTGATGGCCGCCGGCATCTATAATTACTACGAAGCCTGATAGCCGGTCCGCGCCGCGGACTGGCTCCCCCTTTTCCTGAGGAGTCGTAGCATGTCCCGAAGCGCAACCGATTCTCGCGATCTTGTTATCAGCCGCCTGCTCAGCGCGCCCGTCCCTGCCCTGTGGCGCGCGTGGACCGACCCGGCATTACTCAAAACCTGGTGGTGCCCGAAGCCCTGGCAAACCGAGGTGCTGGCCTTTGATTTTCGCGCCGGCGGGGCCTTTCACACCGTGATGCACGGCCCTGACGGTGAACGCAGCGATAACCCCGGCTGTTTTCTTGAGGTTATCCCGCAACAAAAAATCGTCATGACCTCGATGCTGACGGCGGATTATCGTCCCGCCGTTTCCCCCTTCGCGATGACGGCCATCATCACCTTTGCCGATGAACAGGGCGGGTGTCGCTATACGGCCACAGTGCTGCATGCCGACGATGAAACCCGCGAGCAGCATGAGCAGATGGGATTTTTCGAGGGCTGGAATATTGTCATCGATCAGCTGAATGACCTGGCGCTGACCCTGCGCTAATACACGCCCCTGCCAATAGTAAAAAGGCCTTCCATCAGGGAAGGCCTTTTGCATCATAACAACCTGTTACGGGCGATAAACTTTTACGTTGCTGAAGCCCTGCTCGCGCAGATAAAGCGCCTGCAGACGGCTCATCACCCCGCGTTCGCACCATAGCAGCCAGGTTTTGCTCTGATCGAGATCGCCAAATTTGGTGCTCAGCTTGTAGAACGGCAGGGAAACGACCTCAACCCCCTCGACCTTCAGCGGCTTGTCTTCCTGCTCGTCGATGGAGCGAATATCGAGGATCGCATCGTTGGCGCCAAAGCCGGTCACGGTTTCCACTTCCACCACCGTCTCTTCCGTCTGCTGGGCGATTTCGCGAATATCGATATTGCTCGCCTCTTCCACCACTTTATCGAGGATGCTGAAATCGAAGTGTTCTTCTTCCGCTTCAATCTTCGCCTTCACCGCCTTCACGGTCGGGCTTTTGGAGATCACGCCGCAGTACTCCGGCATGGTGCGGGCGAAATCTTCCGTGCCGATCTCGCGGGCCAGGTCGATGATATGCTCTTTATCGTGCGAAATCAGCGGACGCAGGATCAGGGTATCGGAGACGTTGTCGATCAGGCGCAGGTTGGTGAGAGTCTGACTGGAGACCTGGCCCAGCGCTTCGCCGGTGACCAGCGCCTGCACGCCGTAGCGTTCGGCGACCTTTGACGCGGCGCGGACCATCATGCGCTTGAGCACCACGCCCATCTGACCGTCATCCACTTTTTCGAGGATTTCGCCGACCACCGGCTCAAAGTTAATCGCCACAAAGCGAACGCGGTGCGAGCTGCCGAAGCGGTTCCACAGATAATGCGCGACCTGGCGGACGCCAATCTCATGGGCGGCGCCGCCAAGGTTAAAGAAGCAGTAGTGCACACGGCAGCCGCGGCGCATCAGCATGTAGCTGGAGACGCCGGAGTCAAAGCCGCCGGAAATCAGCGACAGCACATCTTCCTGCGTGCCGATCGGGAAGCCGCCGATACCTTCATAGCGGCCTTTCACCAGCAGCAGGCGATCGTTTTCAATCTCAAGATTGACGGTGACGTCCGGGTCGGTCAGCTTCACGCGCGCCGTTTCAATATGCTGATTCAGGCCGCCGCCGACGTAGCGCTCCACCTCAATTGAGGTGAATTCATGTTTGCCGCGTCGCTTCACCCGCACGCAGAAGGTTTTGCCTTCCAGCGCCTCGCGCCACAGCGGCAGCGTCTGCTCAAAAATATCGTGCAGCGAGGTGAACGGTACGTCTTCGACTTCCAGAATATGGTGGATGCCGGGAATACGGGTCAGCGCATCGCGAATAGCCGGGCGCTGATTTTCATCTTTCGCGCGAACTTCGATATGATCCCAATGACGAACGACGGCCAGCGTCTCGTCATAGTTTTTGAGAACGTTACGAATGTTCCCGGTTAAGATTTTAATGAAGCGCAACCGCACAGATTGGCTTTTGATGGTGATTTCCGGGAACAATTTAATGATAAACTTCATGGCGACAATAGTTCGTTGGCAAGCCCGACGGGGCTTTAAGCAAAAGTTGTAAAGCAGCGCACACCGGTGCCTGCATCCTGGGCGCGGAGTATATCACCATTGCGCGTTATTTGCTTACACGCGTGACTTCGTTACCATACCCGGTATTGCCGTCGCGACATAACAAGAGTCTACATTCACTATGCCAAAGAAAAATGAGGCCCCGGCCAGCTTTGAAACTGCGCTGGGCGAACTGGAGCAGATCGTTAACCGTCTGGAAAGCGGCGATTTGCCGTTAGAAGAAGCGCTCAGCGAATTTGAGCGCGGGGTCCAGCTGGCCCGCCAGGGGCAAAGCCAGCTACAGCAGGCCGAACAGCGCGTGCAGATCCTGCTGGCGGATAGTGAAGATTCCCCGACCACGCCTTTTACGCCGGACGCTGAATAAATGGATTTCCCGCAACAATTGCAGGCCTGTGTGGAACAGGCTAACGAGGCGCTGCGCCGTTTTATCGCGCCGCAGCCCTTTCAGAACACTCCGCTGGTGGAAGCGATGCATTATGGCGCACTCTTAGGCGGTAAACGCCTGCGTCCCTTCCTTGTCTACGCTACCGGCGAGATGTTCGGCGTGAGCCGCACCACGCTGGACGCCCCTGCCGCCGCGGTCGAATGCATTCATGCTTATTCCCTGATGCATGATGATTTGCCGGCGATGGATGATGACGATCTGCGTCGCGGACTGCCGACCTGCCATATTAAATTTGGCGAAGCCAACGCAATTCTTGCGGGAGATGCCCTGCAAACGCTGGCGTTTTCTATACTCAGTGATGCGCCGATGACGGACGTCCCTGACCGGGATCGTCTGGCGATGGTTTCCGAACTGGCGCAGGCCAGCGGCGTGGCGGGCATGTGCGGCGGCCAGGCGCTGGATCTGCAGGCGGAAGGACAGCAGGTGAATCTGCAGGCGCTGGAGCGTATCCACCGCCACAAAACGGGCGCGCTGATCCGCGCCGCCGTCCGCATGGGGGCGCTGAGCGCCGGCGAACGTGGGCGCGCCGCCCTTCCCGCGCTGGATCGCTATGCGGAAAATATCGGCCTGGCCTTCCAGGTCCAGGATGACATTCTCGACGTGGTAGGGGATACTGCGACCCTTGGCAAACGTCAGGGTGCCGACCAGCAATTGGGTAAAAGCACCTATCCCGCCCTCCTGGGCCTTGAGCAAGCCCGGAAGAAAGCGCACGACCTGATCGCTGATGCCCGCCGGTCGTTAGATGAACTGGCCGCACAATCTCTGGATACTTCGGCACTGGAAGCGCTCGCGAATTACATTATTCAGCGCGATAAATAAACAATAAATGAGTCTCTGATGAGTTTTGATATTGCCAAATACCCGACCCTGGCGCTGGTAGATTCCACCCAGGAGTTGCGCCTGTTGCCAAAAGAGAGCCTGCCGAAGCTGTGTGATGAGCTGCGGCGCTACCTGCTGGACAGCGTCAGCCGCTCCAGCGGTCACTTTGCCTCTGGCCTCGGCACCGTGGAACTGACCGTGGCGCTGCACTACGTCTATAACACGCCCTTCGATCGCCTGATCTGGGACGTCGGCCACCAGGCCTACCCGCATAAAATTCTGACCGGCCGCCGCGACAAAATCGGCACCATTCGCC is part of the Klebsiella quasipneumoniae subsp. quasipneumoniae genome and encodes:
- a CDS encoding YajQ family cyclic di-GMP-binding protein — protein: MPSFDIVSEVDLQEARNAVDNASREVESRFDFRGVEATFELNDANKTIKVLSESDFQVNQLLDILRAKLLKRGIEGTSLDVPEDIVHSGKTWFVEAKLKQGIESAVQKKIVKLIKDSKLKVQAQIQGEEIRVTGKSRDDLQSVMALVRGGDLGQPFQFKNFRD
- the panE gene encoding 2-dehydropantoate 2-reductase; protein product: MKVTVLGCGALGQLWLTALCKQGHEVQGWLRVPQPFCSVNVIETDGSVFNESLTANDPDFLASSELLIVTLKAWQVSNAVKHLAAILPVSTPIVLVHNGMGTVEELRSVKQPLLLASTTQAARRDGNVIIHVAQGTTHIGPAKSYEEDYSYLAEVLQSVLPDVAWHNNIFSATWRKLAVNCVINPLTALKGCKNGDLRDYPQEVAAICREVAAVMEREGIHTSAENLLFYVEQVIESTAENISSMLQDVRAQRHTEIDYITGFLLNRARAHGVAVPENARLFELVKRKENEYERVGTDLPRPW
- the yajL gene encoding protein deglycase YajL, which gives rise to MSASALICLAPGSEETEAVTTIDLLVRGGVKVTTASVASDGNLTIVCSRGVKLLADAPLVEVADGDFDIIVLPGGIKGAECFRDSPLLVETVRQFHLSGRIVAAICAAPATVLVPHQLFPIGNMTGFPALKDHIPADQWQDKRVVWDPRVNLLTSQAPGTSIDFALKMIDLLVGREKAYEVASQLVMAAGIYNYYEA
- a CDS encoding SRPBCC family protein produces the protein MSRSATDSRDLVISRLLSAPVPALWRAWTDPALLKTWWCPKPWQTEVLAFDFRAGGAFHTVMHGPDGERSDNPGCFLEVIPQQKIVMTSMLTADYRPAVSPFAMTAIITFADEQGGCRYTATVLHADDETREQHEQMGFFEGWNIVIDQLNDLALTLR
- the thiI gene encoding tRNA uracil 4-sulfurtransferase ThiI; this translates as MKFIIKLFPEITIKSQSVRLRFIKILTGNIRNVLKNYDETLAVVRHWDHIEVRAKDENQRPAIRDALTRIPGIHHILEVEDVPFTSLHDIFEQTLPLWREALEGKTFCVRVKRRGKHEFTSIEVERYVGGGLNQHIETARVKLTDPDVTVNLEIENDRLLLVKGRYEGIGGFPIGTQEDVLSLISGGFDSGVSSYMLMRRGCRVHYCFFNLGGAAHEIGVRQVAHYLWNRFGSSHRVRFVAINFEPVVGEILEKVDDGQMGVVLKRMMVRAASKVAERYGVQALVTGEALGQVSSQTLTNLRLIDNVSDTLILRPLISHDKEHIIDLAREIGTEDFARTMPEYCGVISKSPTVKAVKAKIEAEEEHFDFSILDKVVEEASNIDIREIAQQTEETVVEVETVTGFGANDAILDIRSIDEQEDKPLKVEGVEVVSLPFYKLSTKFGDLDQSKTWLLWCERGVMSRLQALYLREQGFSNVKVYRP
- the xseB gene encoding exodeoxyribonuclease VII small subunit — its product is MPKKNEAPASFETALGELEQIVNRLESGDLPLEEALSEFERGVQLARQGQSQLQQAEQRVQILLADSEDSPTTPFTPDAE
- the ispA gene encoding (2E,6E)-farnesyl diphosphate synthase; amino-acid sequence: MDFPQQLQACVEQANEALRRFIAPQPFQNTPLVEAMHYGALLGGKRLRPFLVYATGEMFGVSRTTLDAPAAAVECIHAYSLMHDDLPAMDDDDLRRGLPTCHIKFGEANAILAGDALQTLAFSILSDAPMTDVPDRDRLAMVSELAQASGVAGMCGGQALDLQAEGQQVNLQALERIHRHKTGALIRAAVRMGALSAGERGRAALPALDRYAENIGLAFQVQDDILDVVGDTATLGKRQGADQQLGKSTYPALLGLEQARKKAHDLIADARRSLDELAAQSLDTSALEALANYIIQRDK